The Bubalus bubalis isolate 160015118507 breed Murrah chromosome 18, NDDB_SH_1, whole genome shotgun sequence genome contains a region encoding:
- the LOC102412987 gene encoding cationic amino acid transporter 3-like isoform X2 produces the protein MLRQYVHQFGQKLVRRQRLGPREGSEKRTARRLNTLDLIALGLGCTLGNGMYILVGEVSVYEAGPAIIICYLLAGLSTLLSGLCYAELAARVPCSGSAYLYSYVTMGQLCAFITGWNLILSYVMGTACVSRAWSAAFDSLIGNHISQAFQGTFSLNVPYFLATYADFFALGLVLLLTGLLFLGARESTLVNKVFTGLNLLVLSFTMLSGFIKGDPHNWKLTEQDYRLASSGSSDTYSLGPLGSGGFLPFGFEGILQGAATCVYAFVGFDVIATTGKEAQDPCRSIPLGIMITIFISFLAYFGVSAALTLMVPYYQIQPQSPLLQAFLHVGWNSARYVVAVGTLCALTSRYQPEQNFSKNEKKDDEIDISQWEASPSEPVSETGTSRTLKTLWFPTSTTSTVKSGQIVYGCASLLVLLLIILSLVLAQWPSQVFSGDPMLTTVAVLLLLLITGVTAIIWRQPQDPTPLHFKVPALPVLPLMSIFVNIYLLMQMNTGTWVLFGIWMAIGFAIYFGYGIRHSLEENNDQQPPDSTSQMLDQNMPNDESG, from the exons TGGGTTTGGGTTGCACCCTAGGGAATGGCATGTACATCTTGGTTGGAGAAGTTTCTGTGTATGAGGCTGGACCAGCGATCATCATCTGCTACTTGCTGGCCGGTCTGTCTACTCTTTTGTCCGGGCTCTGCTATGCAGAGTTGGCTGCCCGGGTACCATGCTCCGGTTCTGCGTATCTCTACAGCTACGTCACCATGGGTCAGCTGTGCGCCTTCATCACTGGCTGGAACCTCATCCTGTCCTATGTCATGG GCACCGCCTGTGTGTCCAGGGCCTGGAGCGCCGCCTTTGACAGCCTGATTGGGAACCACATCTCTCAGGCGTTCCAGGGAACTTTCTCTCTGAACGTGCCTTACTTCCTGGCCACATATGCAGACTTTTTTGCACTGGGCCTGGTGTTGCTTCTTACAG GATTACTGTTTCTGGGAGCTCGTGAGTCGACCCTGGTTAACAAAGTGTTCACTGGCTTGAACCTTTTGGTTCTCAGCTTCACCATGCTCTCTGGCTTCATTAAGGGAGACCCGCACAACTGGAAGCTCACGGAACAGGACTACAGATTAGCCTCATCTGGATCCAGTGACACCTACAG CTTGGGCCCTCTGGGCTCTGGAGGGTTTCTGCCTTTTGGCTTtgaagggattctccagggagcAGCAACATGCGTCTATGCCTTTGTTGGCTTTGATGTCATTGCTACTACAG GGAAAGAGGCCCAAGATCCTTGTCGCTCCATCCCCCTGGGCATCATGATCACTATCTTTATCAGCTTTTTGGCGTATTTTGGTGTCTCAGCGGCACTCACCCTCATGGTGCCCTACTACCAGATTCAACCCCAGAGCCCCTTGCTGCAGGCTTTCCTCCATGTTGGGTGGAACTCTGCCCGATATGTCGTGGCTGTTGGCACTCTCTGTGCTCTTACATCCAG GTATCAACCAGAACAGAATTTCAGcaagaatgagaaaaaagatGATGAAATTGATATTTCACAGTGGGAAGCAAGTCCTTCGGAACCTGTATCAGAAACAGGAACTTCAAGGACACTAAAGACTCTGTGGTTCCCTACCAGCACCACCTCCACTGTGAAATCTGGCCAGATTGTCTATGGATGTGCCTCCCTGCTTG TTCTCCTGCTGATAATCCTGAGCCTGGTCCTGGCCCAGTGGCCCAGCCAGGTGTTCTCTGGAGACCCCATGCTCACAACagtggctgtgctgctgctgctgctcatcacTGGGGTCACAGCCATCATCTGGAGGCAGCCCCAGGACCCCACTCCTCTTCACTTCAAG GTGCCTGCTCTGCCTGTCCTCCCACTGATGAGCATCTTTGTGAACATCTACTTGTTGATGCAGATGAACACTGGGACCTGGGTCCTATTTGGCATTTGGATGGCGATTG GATTTGCCATATACTTTGGATATGGGATCCGACACAGCTTGGAGGAGAACAATGATCAACAGCCACCAGACTCCACCTCCCAAATGCTGGACCAAAACATGCCCAATGATGAATCAGGTTAA
- the LOC102412987 gene encoding cationic amino acid transporter 3-like isoform X1 — MLRQYVHQFGQKLVRRQRLGPREGSEKRTARRLNTLDLIALGLGCTLGNGMYILVGEVSVYEAGPAIIICYLLAGLSTLLSGLCYAELAARVPCSGSAYLYSYVTMGQLCAFITGWNLILSYVMGTACVSRAWSAAFDSLIGNHISQAFQGTFSLNVPYFLATYADFFALGLVLLLTGLLFLGARESTLVNKVFTGLNLLVLSFTMLSGFIKGDPHNWKLTEQDYRLASSGSSDTYSLGPLGSGGFLPFGFEGILQGAATCVYAFVGFDVIATTGKEAQDPCRSIPLGIMITIFISFLAYFGVSAALTLMVPYYQIQPQSPLLQAFLHVGWNSARYVVAVGTLCALTSSLLGTMFTMPRFIYVMAEDGLLFRGLARLHGHRGTPIWAILVSGMLAAVLALLLELINLVYLVSIGTLLAYSLVAFSVLVLRYQPEQNFSKNEKKDDEIDISQWEASPSEPVSETGTSRTLKTLWFPTSTTSTVKSGQIVYGCASLLVLLLIILSLVLAQWPSQVFSGDPMLTTVAVLLLLLITGVTAIIWRQPQDPTPLHFKVPALPVLPLMSIFVNIYLLMQMNTGTWVLFGIWMAIGFAIYFGYGIRHSLEENNDQQPPDSTSQMLDQNMPNDESG, encoded by the exons TGGGTTTGGGTTGCACCCTAGGGAATGGCATGTACATCTTGGTTGGAGAAGTTTCTGTGTATGAGGCTGGACCAGCGATCATCATCTGCTACTTGCTGGCCGGTCTGTCTACTCTTTTGTCCGGGCTCTGCTATGCAGAGTTGGCTGCCCGGGTACCATGCTCCGGTTCTGCGTATCTCTACAGCTACGTCACCATGGGTCAGCTGTGCGCCTTCATCACTGGCTGGAACCTCATCCTGTCCTATGTCATGG GCACCGCCTGTGTGTCCAGGGCCTGGAGCGCCGCCTTTGACAGCCTGATTGGGAACCACATCTCTCAGGCGTTCCAGGGAACTTTCTCTCTGAACGTGCCTTACTTCCTGGCCACATATGCAGACTTTTTTGCACTGGGCCTGGTGTTGCTTCTTACAG GATTACTGTTTCTGGGAGCTCGTGAGTCGACCCTGGTTAACAAAGTGTTCACTGGCTTGAACCTTTTGGTTCTCAGCTTCACCATGCTCTCTGGCTTCATTAAGGGAGACCCGCACAACTGGAAGCTCACGGAACAGGACTACAGATTAGCCTCATCTGGATCCAGTGACACCTACAG CTTGGGCCCTCTGGGCTCTGGAGGGTTTCTGCCTTTTGGCTTtgaagggattctccagggagcAGCAACATGCGTCTATGCCTTTGTTGGCTTTGATGTCATTGCTACTACAG GGAAAGAGGCCCAAGATCCTTGTCGCTCCATCCCCCTGGGCATCATGATCACTATCTTTATCAGCTTTTTGGCGTATTTTGGTGTCTCAGCGGCACTCACCCTCATGGTGCCCTACTACCAGATTCAACCCCAGAGCCCCTTGCTGCAGGCTTTCCTCCATGTTGGGTGGAACTCTGCCCGATATGTCGTGGCTGTTGGCACTCTCTGTGCTCTTACATCCAG CCTCCTGGGTACCATGTTCACCATGCCTCGGTTTATCTACGTAATGGCAGAGGATGGGCTCCTTTTCCGGGGACTTGCCCGACTCCATGGCCACAGAGGAACCCCCATCTGGGCCATCTTGGTTTCTGGAATGCTTGCAG CGGTCCTGGCTCTACTCTTGGAGCTGATCAATCTTGTGTACCTTGTGTCAATTGGGACCCTGCTTGCTTACTCCCTGGTGGCCTTTTCAGTCCTTGTCCTCAG GTATCAACCAGAACAGAATTTCAGcaagaatgagaaaaaagatGATGAAATTGATATTTCACAGTGGGAAGCAAGTCCTTCGGAACCTGTATCAGAAACAGGAACTTCAAGGACACTAAAGACTCTGTGGTTCCCTACCAGCACCACCTCCACTGTGAAATCTGGCCAGATTGTCTATGGATGTGCCTCCCTGCTTG TTCTCCTGCTGATAATCCTGAGCCTGGTCCTGGCCCAGTGGCCCAGCCAGGTGTTCTCTGGAGACCCCATGCTCACAACagtggctgtgctgctgctgctgctcatcacTGGGGTCACAGCCATCATCTGGAGGCAGCCCCAGGACCCCACTCCTCTTCACTTCAAG GTGCCTGCTCTGCCTGTCCTCCCACTGATGAGCATCTTTGTGAACATCTACTTGTTGATGCAGATGAACACTGGGACCTGGGTCCTATTTGGCATTTGGATGGCGATTG GATTTGCCATATACTTTGGATATGGGATCCGACACAGCTTGGAGGAGAACAATGATCAACAGCCACCAGACTCCACCTCCCAAATGCTGGACCAAAACATGCCCAATGATGAATCAGGTTAA